A window of Periplaneta americana isolate PAMFEO1 chromosome 9, P.americana_PAMFEO1_priV1, whole genome shotgun sequence genomic DNA:
AATTATAAGGGTGCATTGTAAAGATGAAACTTTTCATGTGACAAAACATAAGTAACTTAGATGATACGAAATTGTGAATGACAAATTTGAATAACAGGCTACAGAGCcaaattaaacgcagataaaTTAAATTCGAATAGCAGATTTTCCCCGGGAACCCACCTTGTGGCTCTGGAGCTTCTATAGCGACGGGCTGTGGCTGGCTCACCATCTTCCAAGGCCCTGCCTGCACTTTACGTCTTGGCACCATTTCACCAGCTTCGTTCTCCTCCATTTCTtgttcctcctcctcttctcccTCACCAGGGTCACCCTCTCCTTCATTGATTTGCAGGTTTCCAATCTTAAGACCCGTATagtcctttttctcttcttcaaagTCCTTCCACTCGTCATCTTCCTGTTGGGGTAAAATACACGTGTGATTCTTCTTCAGAGTATGGTGCCCCGCTCAGAACGAAGTGCGCATTTCAGTTCATGCTTTAACGATCCATAACCATGTAAACCATGTATACATGTTGCAAATAGGTTATAATACACCTGGTATTGTAAGTACTATTTGTGTAGAGGATATTTGCGGCCAAAGTGCCTCAATATTGCGTACAATATGGCCGCCAACGCAAACAGGTATCATATGCCCTACTGAAGTACATTATACATACCTGAACTTGATTTCCTTGCTCCTCTTCTCCTTGTCCTGGCGTCTGAGACGGAAGTGTAGCTTTATCTTTTTTGGTTTTCTCGATCTTTTTACCCGTTTCTTCTAACTTCTTGGCTATTTCATCGGTAGTTGTAAATTTCTTCCCTTTGGCTTTCTTACGATCCTTTTTAGCGAAGAAATCATCTAACGTTGCCATTTTGTATATGTCTGTTCTAACTGCGAAACTAAACGAGACTAGGCAATTAAAAAACAGAAATGTATTGATAAATTTGATATTATATTAGGTACAAACCTCCACATGTGTATATCACTCCTATCACCCGGAAATCATTCTCTAATAAGAGAGTCAAATTAAGATTTAGGAATGAAAAGTAGGAGACCTACATAATTTACTTGTCTATATGTAATGATGTATTTATAACAATTTGCTTTTAATGTACGCTAGAAGTCACAGAATCAGGTAAATACAGCCAGAAATTAAATATTCGCTCTCAATTTCGGGTCTGTCTTGTGTAATGTAGTGGTTAACTGTTAATATTCAGTAACCCTGTGTTTCCATCTTGTATCATTGCTTCAGAACTATGTGAAGTTAGAGCCCTCTATAGGTAACGCCGTGTAAGTTCTATCAGCAAGATACACTATAAATGATTGTACATTCAATGAATacatcaactgaaaatggcgtctGCCATATTAGTTACGAGGGGCTGAGGAAAGGGAAGGTCAGTTTGTGTTTATAAGCGGAGAGTGGTGTTTCTATGTAGCTGGTGCGGACTGACTCGTGATATCCTACACGATAAGAAGACCCATCACAATGAGACTAACACCGAGAGTTTTAGCCAACATCACCAAAATGTTAGACTTTTATTCGCAATTTAACCCGTCTCCACTTTCCATCAAACAGTTCATTGATTTTGGTAAGCCAtatggttatttatattatatgattACTCTTCTTAATACAGTTAATATCTTTTTAGTGCCTTCTTTATTAATTGCATGTTAGTAGCTTGTGTGGAAAGGGAAAGCCTGTATCGGTACGTTTttatgaatggattttttttttagatgttcAGGATTTTACAGAAGATTGCACTGTATTTGAAGTTCGCGGTTTTCGGGATTGTTACTTCGAaatgacatttcatatttttagtgtactcatgatgtaattattttgtacagtGATGGTAAGTCACAACCCTTGTATTTAATTTGAAAATTCAGAGAGCGCATTGAGTGAGAGAGAAGGTATTCTCGTATAGAAATCATTAAGGAAACTTTTAATGTACGGTATCTAAATTAGAACTGTCATGATTTGAAAATAACATGAAGcgatatttcttacttatttgTAAGAATTTGAGATTACCATGGTGCAGAACTGCTGAGGACGCATGACCCGATTGCATTTAGACAGGGGATGAAGCTATTTCAGAATCGGGGTAAGTAGGAAGTGTTTGATCTCATTTTCAAACCCCGTAGCAGTACAGTAACTGCTGTTTGTTTTCTAGAGCCctggtttataaatataaatatattgacgTGAACTATTTGTGAGGGCAATAAGATGATTTCGTGCGCTAGCACATGTCCCGGGGGCGTATGGATGATAACGACTTACGTAACAAACATCAAAGCACAGCTGAGCGAAGACCGATAATTTCACGATTTCCTTCCTTTTCCTAGTTGTAGTACTTGAACAGTTTTTGTCTTTTTCTCTTCACTTTTTCGAATACAAGACGTCATGGTTCTTTCTGTCACTCCCCTCTCCTCTCTGCATGTTATTGAAAAGTTAAATACGCCTATTCTCATTAGTAAGCAAAAAGTCGTGGAGTCAAAGGTTACAGCAAATAGCTTATAAGCTATTTGGTTTAGCTATTTGGTCTTATGGAAAATTAGTCGCGAAAATTCTGACCGTCAGCACTACGAATGTCGCAGCAGCTGACGCAACATCTTACGCGCGGATTGTTACGGAGCTATGGGCGTATTGTTGCATCAGCCCTTATCTCAAGCAGACTGTATTAATATGTTAATCTAGAAATCAATGTGGAACAGACAAGGCGGCGTGTTTGTATCGTAATCAAGACCGAGATTTAATCAGAGCACTGCGTAATGGTTTGCGATTCTTATTTAAATTACCGATATTAAGGCTATTTAGAATCGATAAGGTAACATGGCAATAATGTGATAGTTGTAAAATAACTATAGATTAAATTAAAGTACATATTTACAGAAAACCTACTCCACAGCTATTTTCGCAAAATCTCAAGATCTGCCGGGTGTCCAACCGAAAGATcattaaaatacagggtgattcagtcaaagcgtgcaaaaattaaatGGGGAATAGGGGATGCTCTACAGTCTGGAAAACCTTTTGAAATGGGAACATGGAATCTGTGAAATCAGATTAAGGAAATATGAGCTGAAACATCTATTTCTCTATcccttactaacttattttccatattatctacctaatttattatttatatttatttacacttattatttacatttatttaaacgtATTATctacatttaggcctatttgcattttaaaaatttttcatatttatttgcttttttttttttttgtcattttaacaatgttatatccttaacttagtatgtttatatataggctatgttGAATGCTTttttggtaatttgctaggagacgtcgttgcatatagaccacttttatactaaacctaaccttagtgtatacaacgtatactaaaacactaacctatcctaacgtaacctgtcacagattaaggaaaaggttaggttagtttagtgtTTTAGTATATCttacaaaaacaaattttaggtttagtgtaaaagtggtttatatgcaacgacgtctcctagcaaattaccgaatattgtaatttattccgAATATAGTTTAAATACTTTAAAGGAAATTAacgtgtattttctttctttttttgttatttattgtgcttttgtgtatattttatctTTAATTATAGGAcctatatttgtattatttaaatttgaataaatctaAACCTAAAACTGTTATTGTTTACAAATGTGAGTTAACAACGGACCATTTTGTACCTCACAGTAGGTGCTCAAGACGAAATGACGGTCACGAACGTTTAGTGTTTACATTTATTGTTTACATATAGACAGTCCATCATGTTTTGTTCATTGGCCTATCGTCCACAAGGTGGTTCTGTCTACAgttcacattcattcattcattcatagtattctgtccaaggacaggtctttcactgcaaacccagcattctctatcTTTCGTATCTTCTGCCatcctcttagtctcagcatatgatccattatgttaatgttgtctattatttgatatcttcttctgatcaCATACAAAACATATGAGTCAACGACAgacttccatatttattttattgtattggagtactttatttcttctaatctttatatactttcttctgtttttatcacctccctaccatttgtttctttgtttaccaacatttcaaactgcgtcacgatactataaaacatgctttgcaatcgtcatttgtttcccgcatagatagtcgactgaaaatggcgactccgttttggtgaagctaacattagtgaaatataattttagtaagtcaatacctattttattgtattagagtactttatgtcttctaatttttatgtactttcttctaatcgtgtaataatcaatgaaattccactcgagtttggTAATAATGTGTTGCATTGTTGTATATACAAGATGTTCGGAAACAGTTACCTTTTTTGTCATTAAACAACAGATAACTCTGTGAAACTAATAAATACATTCCTGTTTCTCAGGTGCTCGCCTAACTCttataataaaaatctgtttaaaaatacCAATACTTTATGATCTTCATACCAGTCGATCCTTGTATCTCTCTCTATTAAATCTGGAATATTTTCCATTACCCTAACTGGTCATTATTATATCCGAAAACGAAACTTATAACTTGACTTCTTGTTCCCTTTTTACgtcattataaatataaatttaggctATCTATTTTTTTTCCGAATTATTTTCACTTATAGTATCGCATAATTTCTTGTAAGCTattcttttgtttagtttcaGAAATTTCTCTTCTATAAATAATTTTCCTAAGTTTTTCGTTTCTATACATAATAACTGTATATGCATAGCGTCTTCTTTTTGGCTGCAAGTGGGGCAAACATCTTTCCCAATATTTTTCCTTCTGTTGTTGAACTTCTGCATTATTAACCGCCACCGAAAAGAGTTCCAGACTTTCGCTGATGTGATACTCCAGCTTATTGATTAGTCCTTAATTCTGGATCGTCAAATGGCGTCCTCTGATTGCAGCATAACATGTAAGCACGTTAAAGTGAGATGTTTTGTCCAAATTCACTGTATTGCAGCTTTgctgtgaattgaattgaatttcgtgAGAGatgcactatgacccagcactgcgatctttcaAGGTTGTTGCGCTAACTCTCAATATAGGCGCATTTTCaaacccacaccggttgactgcactaaagttcgctgcgtatccTGGTTTCGAGCAGAcgaccccactcgtccctaggccagccccttccgtgcgtcgccagccagcgttctgtgaatgctatggaatgatgacgacaTGGAGAAATGTCGACGGAATGATGtatatgcctaatatggggaaaaacgggagagcccggagaaaaacccaactgcgatcttgtccgccacaagagACAttgtggatttttcaatgaaaattcccaagcctgatcgggactcgaacccggtgaCAGCCTGAAGGTTTGATGTAGGTCTGTCTTTCATTGGTTAGCGAGATCTCGAGAACAAAAAGGCGCTTAATTTTGCTttcgaaaacataaaaaattaatatcctTAGTTTTCTTAAGAGAAAAATGTCACGAGGCTACCTGACGAAGTGTAAATGTGGTACTTCagaatgatataatttttaatacaataaacAGACTTTGTGTGACCTGATTCAAATACTTCCGATAAAACATTAATTCTTTCTTAGTAATGTTTAGGACGAACAGTACAGTTTGTactggaaactttttttgtaggcCACTTTTCCTTCACAATATTTACCCAGTCCAATtattatggaattataggatggggtggattgTCACAGAAtaccattcgcccattaatattactacataaaagaattattaaaatatgtttaagaagaaaacttgatcatccaactcatctcatatataaagaatttaatgttttaaatatcaagcaaatttatatgtatactattttgaatcactaccataaatatcaagctaaattcatatcatccgatcacggccacaacacaagaagatacaatatttcgctccccctcattgaaccaaaatgtgagattgaagcaggtctaaggcacagttctaattacggtccaagattatgtaatgattttataaacaggaatcctaaactaaaattattaaacaatacattattcagaaaacaagtgcttgaactgtttttaaaattataatcatgtaaattcttattctttattttttttttctgtcactttaacaatgttgtaccGGTATTCTTAACTTAGCATGTTCATGTATAGGCTATGGTacgttttgttttttgtttttttttttcatattctttttaaactttatgtgtaattacatttaacagttttaatcagattattattattattattattattattattattattattatcattattattttatttattattattttattattattttttcttctatccagttttcattattggtcacacccgacctcaataatcttgctttttcgggtgtgacccagttaccttgtatttatacaatcaTTTGTAACATGtagactatttgactatgagatttgtaatcattttcgaattttgaagaatattcatatacgagtattacaatagtattgtaaaatctttgttgttgtatgtaatttttgcttgcaataaaaatcttatcaaaaaaaaaaattgaagcagTTGGGACGGGATTTCACTTCAAGTTGTGTTTCATTCGCCCTTATTTTCGGCTTGATATTGGATAGGCCTACATGTCAGTATTTCTGCGACGCATGCCTCTGCTTAAGACAGAAGTTTGTACGAGTCAAAATTTTGAAGCCGTACCCGAGATTGTTTTCAAAAATGTTACctgaaattaatattaagaaaTGAATCGTTGGATATCCCACGGACCTTGACATTTGCAACGTTTCGTAACTACATACACGTTTCATCATAAGGATCAATAGGTACAACCAGGAGGACCGTGTACTCTGTTGAGCTCGTTGTCTGGCCACTCCAAACAAAGAAGAGAAATGAGGAcatcaacaaaataataaaaaatcatgTGTGTAATATGAAAGTGAATGCTTGGCTGGCCATTGCTGTCACTTATCAACTGACGATAGTgtaatcaaataccttactataataataccggacagctataattatagcagttttgcgtgcgaacgacgctggtgctgctacctacctgccggtgtggagtTACTCGCGAAACaggctgtaatcaactgcaatgtatattgttgctgggctagttaatagttttattaattagtgctgtgttaaaatgtcagggtgtatatgtgctgtttataattgtgacaattgcagcattacaaattgctccaaatcgtactttcgatttccgacaattcataaaacgtgagtcaacaaaatttgttattaggcctaatgcctttgtctctgtgttgatagaacaataaaagttAGCTTCTTTATTTacgcctaataaatgaatagaagttaaaatatattggaaattttaaggttttagcaaattaagttttattgttgtctatatgcctttactaataattattacaagcatcagaatactaccatttttatttttgcagttgtcagcaatgggtatataaagcattattgtaaattcatttctaatgtcagaactgatttt
This region includes:
- the LOC138706729 gene encoding protein CDV3 homolog — encoded protein: MATLDDFFAKKDRKKAKGKKFTTTDEIAKKLEETGKKIEKTKKDKATLPSQTPGQGEEEQGNQVQEDDEWKDFEEEKKDYTGLKIGNLQINEGEGDPGEGEEEEEQEMEENEAGEMVPRRKVQAGPWKMVSQPQPVAIEAPEPQVVEKRPEGTSGSSSYVPPHLRNQPKESSHASPRTRSRAAPDISSEEYFPSLSAAKSIEPAGAWGRRRRDEGTFEEVRNSKSHSSRYSDMATKMSAGGSGPKLSLGNKYGPLSPDQS